ATTAGACGGCGTTTAACATCGCCGTTGTCTTCTTTGCGGGCTAAAGTCTTAGTAGTAAAAGCTGCATATTTCTTGCTAGTATTCCAGCTTTTCCAAACTTCATCTGGATCTAAACAGTAAGCATAAACTGTTCCTGCTCCTAACTTAATTCGTAAGACAATATTGTTTTCATCAAGCCATTTGGTTCCTCTTTGAACTGAGCGAATACTAATATCTAATTCATCAGCTAGTAGTTGTTGAGAAGCAACAACAGCACCCGTACCAGGTTCAATGTGTTTGGCTAAAAACATATAGATTCTGGCAGCTAATGGATATTCTCCAAGAATACCTATAACTCTATCAAAGCCTTTTGGATACATTTGAACAAAGTTTTTGTTTTTTTTTCTATCTTTATTTTTCTGTTCTTCGTTTAACCGTTCATCGACTAATTGTATGAAACGTTGTAAACGATCTTCTGTTGTTGCAGCGGTCTTATCCATCTTAGAAATTCATTTGTCCGGTGTACCTGCCATTTCAGT
Above is a genomic segment from Crocosphaera subtropica ATCC 51142 containing:
- a CDS encoding replication/maintenance protein RepL — its product is MDKTAATTEDRLQRFIQLVDERLNEEQKNKDRKKNKNFVQMYPKGFDRVIGILGEYPLAARIYMFLAKHIEPGTGAVVASQQLLADELDISIRSVQRGTKWLDENNIVLRIKLGAGTVYAYCLDPDEVWKSWNTSKKYAAFTTKTLARKEDNGDVKRRLMVMLKGKETEPET